The following are encoded in a window of Saccharicrinis carchari genomic DNA:
- a CDS encoding SusC/RagA family TonB-linked outer membrane protein, whose protein sequence is MAQEVTEKIAVTGKVTDVNKEPIVGANVVIESTYIGVITDVYGNFKIEVPKNSELSISFIGYVTQRLTITEPVNLDIILESDMAELDDVVVIGYGTVKKKDLTGSIESVSGDLLVKSNNTNITETLNGNVSGVLVSKSSNRPGADMSMQIRGANSINSSNEPLYVINGVPSYSGMKHLNASDIESIDVLKDASSAAIYGSRGANGVVIITTKGANKKKGFSIDYSGSFGVKTPTRIPDMIGNKGNGLEYVDYRVALWKKKYGDASLSRTDFLTDSEKKRIRNGEYYDWLREISDQSYVTNHSISTSGGNETTSYSLGMGYLSDEGMIGKEQFTRYTANVGIEHRFNDIITTGMSSYISDNKTNHGSQDALLNAYFLPPIVSPYDDNGNYAFIIQPTSSKINPFIQNQNNIRETKAFYSNFSGFLEIKPIKGLSLKSQIAYQFDTDLYGEWIGKYTQQKGGVNPSEAYRSEGRNTNIVWDNILSYQNKFNESHRIDAIGLFNMQKDTHQGSGMRGIGLPYKSDWHAIQTADEITDVSSYYWESSMTSFMGRLNYTLLDKYMVTLTGRYDGTSRLKGDNQWGFLPAAALGWQIKNEGFMQDVEAINQLKLRLSYGKTGNNNLSHNITLTELGLSRYTFGSNGVNGFGISNVRGNENLKWEMTSEYNVGLDFGLLNNRVSGTMDAYTRETDGLIFNRAVGSLNGYSSVYQNIGKTSNKGIELTLNTVNISKNDFYWKTNLTFSLNRNKIEELYGDNQDDLGNRWFIGEPVSVIYDLKHLGIWQADEEAEATKYGQSVGHIKVEDVNGDYNLDQQDFQIIGTPSPDWMAGMINSFVYKNLDFSFDIYARVGGIYNDSFTYMFTAWDNEHWNKADVNYWTAENSSDEYQQVGAQSYHTQVLGQVSGTFVKVRNITLGYALSNSVLSKIGLKKLRLYSQVQNPFTFTDFIGSDPETIGENVNTQLSLYPMTFTFGINANF, encoded by the coding sequence ATGGCTCAAGAGGTAACCGAGAAAATAGCCGTCACTGGTAAGGTGACGGATGTTAATAAAGAGCCAATTGTAGGAGCTAATGTTGTTATTGAATCAACATACATAGGTGTTATTACTGATGTTTATGGGAATTTTAAAATTGAGGTTCCTAAAAATAGTGAGTTAAGTATTTCCTTTATCGGATACGTAACACAGAGATTAACAATTACGGAGCCAGTTAATCTTGACATTATTTTAGAGTCTGACATGGCCGAACTGGATGATGTTGTTGTAATAGGTTACGGAACTGTGAAAAAGAAGGATCTAACCGGCAGTATTGAATCGGTTTCGGGTGATTTATTGGTTAAGTCCAATAATACAAATATTACCGAAACCTTAAATGGTAACGTAAGTGGGGTATTGGTGTCTAAATCATCTAATCGCCCGGGAGCCGACATGTCTATGCAAATTAGGGGGGCTAACTCCATTAATTCATCCAATGAGCCTTTATATGTGATTAACGGCGTACCTTCGTACTCCGGTATGAAACATTTAAACGCTTCAGATATTGAGTCTATCGACGTGTTGAAAGATGCTTCTTCGGCGGCTATATATGGATCGCGAGGAGCTAACGGTGTAGTTATTATAACAACAAAAGGTGCGAATAAGAAAAAAGGATTCTCGATTGATTATTCCGGATCGTTTGGGGTAAAAACACCGACTCGTATTCCTGACATGATTGGAAACAAAGGTAATGGTTTAGAATATGTCGATTACCGTGTAGCCTTATGGAAGAAAAAATATGGTGATGCTTCCTTGTCAAGAACTGATTTTCTGACTGATTCAGAGAAAAAACGTATCCGAAATGGAGAATACTACGACTGGTTACGCGAAATATCGGATCAGAGCTATGTTACCAATCATAGTATTTCTACTTCTGGGGGTAATGAAACGACATCCTATTCTCTTGGCATGGGATACCTTAGCGACGAAGGCATGATTGGTAAGGAGCAATTTACCCGTTATACTGCTAATGTTGGGATAGAACATCGTTTTAATGATATAATCACAACAGGTATGTCTTCCTACATTTCGGATAATAAAACCAATCACGGTTCTCAGGATGCTTTACTGAACGCTTACTTTTTACCCCCAATCGTAAGTCCCTACGACGATAATGGCAACTATGCATTTATTATTCAACCTACCTCCAGTAAAATTAACCCATTCATTCAGAATCAAAATAACATCAGGGAGACCAAAGCGTTTTATTCTAATTTCTCTGGTTTTCTCGAAATAAAACCTATTAAAGGTCTTTCTTTAAAATCGCAGATAGCGTATCAGTTTGACACTGATTTATACGGAGAATGGATTGGAAAATATACCCAGCAAAAGGGCGGTGTCAACCCAAGTGAGGCGTATAGAAGTGAAGGTAGAAATACCAATATTGTTTGGGATAACATTTTGAGTTATCAGAATAAATTTAATGAGAGTCACCGAATAGATGCAATCGGTCTTTTCAACATGCAAAAAGATACGCACCAAGGCTCGGGCATGCGGGGCATCGGACTCCCTTATAAATCAGATTGGCATGCTATCCAAACAGCTGATGAAATTACGGATGTTAGCAGCTATTACTGGGAATCTTCGATGACTTCCTTTATGGGACGCTTAAATTATACCCTGTTAGATAAATATATGGTGACCTTAACCGGCCGTTATGATGGCACATCAAGATTAAAGGGAGATAACCAATGGGGGTTTCTACCTGCCGCAGCCTTGGGATGGCAAATAAAAAACGAGGGATTTATGCAGGATGTCGAAGCCATCAATCAGCTTAAACTCCGATTAAGTTATGGTAAAACCGGCAATAATAATCTAAGCCATAATATTACCTTAACTGAACTCGGGCTGTCGCGTTATACTTTCGGGAGCAATGGTGTTAACGGATTTGGAATAAGCAATGTGCGGGGAAATGAAAATTTAAAATGGGAGATGACCTCGGAGTACAATGTAGGCCTTGATTTTGGATTATTAAACAATCGGGTTTCCGGTACAATGGATGCATATACAAGAGAAACAGATGGCCTGATTTTCAACAGGGCAGTAGGTAGTTTGAACGGGTATAGTTCGGTTTATCAAAATATCGGTAAAACCAGCAACAAAGGGATCGAATTGACTCTGAATACTGTGAATATTTCTAAAAACGATTTTTACTGGAAGACGAATCTTACATTCTCATTGAATCGAAATAAAATTGAGGAACTATATGGTGATAATCAAGATGATTTAGGAAATCGATGGTTTATTGGTGAGCCGGTAAGTGTCATTTACGACTTAAAACACCTGGGAATATGGCAAGCTGACGAAGAAGCAGAAGCTACCAAATATGGTCAAAGTGTTGGACATATTAAAGTGGAGGATGTAAATGGAGATTATAATCTGGATCAGCAAGATTTTCAAATTATCGGAACGCCCAGCCCAGATTGGATGGCAGGTATGATTAATTCGTTCGTTTATAAAAATCTTGATTTCTCATTCGATATCTATGCTCGTGTTGGGGGGATCTATAATGACTCGTTTACCTATATGTTTACTGCATGGGATAATGAACATTGGAATAAGGCGGATGTTAATTACTGGACAGCGGAGAATAGCAGTGATGAATATCAGCAAGTTGGAGCTCAGTCCTATCACACTCAGGTTCTTGGTCAAGTATCAGGTACATTTGTAAAGGTTCGGAATATTACTCTAGGATACGCCTTAAGTAATTCGGTACTTTCAAAAATTGGATTGAAGAAGTTAAGACTGTATAGTCAGGTGCAAAATCCATTCACGTTTACTGATTTTATCGGCTCTGATCCCGAAACAATTGGAGAAAATGTGAATACACAACTTTCACTTTACCCAATGACATTCACGTTTGGAATTAATGCTAATTTTTAA
- a CDS encoding LamG-like jellyroll fold domain-containing protein, translating to MKKDGMKTLVFLLFFIGSLSSCEDSNYLQSRDVSLDCLYDNYESMLTLQDTARIGEADGTFPSENADLLQIAIEDIELGISKGIANQFTLQYEVDNYCISAEKAIAEFQNSYQETLAPGTPGELIIYGIDGKGRIEFGSDPAFGGSDAFCVESWIKYDENFFESGIGDFIATFDNSTQPNEGWMINFLGDNMRSTIGMGPQHSRVLEWGKKFPTNYGEWNHIAMVYDASLSEGQLKMYLNGEVFFSKTNDVVDNSGVLQSYQPNTKNYNMWAFQEPTDKSRCMTGYIRKFRFWNVAKTESDINTLMNSDVTGSESGLECAWDFVEVPENNEAIPDKTGKHTAKIVGNYKWIKN from the coding sequence ATGAAAAAAGATGGTATGAAGACGCTCGTATTCTTATTATTCTTTATAGGATCTTTAAGTTCTTGTGAAGATAGTAATTATTTACAATCAAGAGATGTATCGTTAGATTGTTTGTACGATAACTACGAGTCAATGCTAACATTACAGGACACTGCAAGAATTGGTGAAGCAGATGGAACCTTCCCAAGCGAAAATGCTGATTTGTTACAAATTGCAATTGAGGATATTGAATTAGGAATATCTAAAGGCATTGCCAATCAGTTCACTTTACAGTATGAAGTAGATAACTACTGTATTTCGGCAGAAAAGGCGATAGCCGAATTTCAAAATTCTTATCAGGAAACATTAGCTCCGGGAACACCTGGTGAATTAATTATTTATGGTATAGATGGTAAAGGTCGTATTGAATTTGGGTCAGATCCTGCATTTGGAGGTTCGGATGCTTTTTGTGTAGAGAGCTGGATAAAATATGATGAAAACTTTTTTGAAAGTGGTATTGGTGACTTTATTGCCACATTTGATAATAGCACTCAACCAAATGAAGGATGGATGATTAATTTTCTGGGTGATAATATGCGCTCAACCATTGGGATGGGGCCTCAGCATAGTAGGGTTTTGGAGTGGGGTAAAAAATTTCCAACCAATTACGGAGAGTGGAATCACATTGCTATGGTATATGATGCTAGCTTAAGTGAAGGGCAATTAAAAATGTATCTGAATGGTGAGGTCTTCTTTAGCAAGACCAACGATGTTGTTGATAATTCAGGAGTGCTGCAGAGCTATCAGCCCAACACCAAAAACTACAACATGTGGGCTTTTCAGGAACCAACCGACAAATCTCGTTGCATGACTGGCTATATCCGTAAATTTCGATTCTGGAATGTGGCTAAAACAGAGAGCGATATTAATACCTTAATGAACTCTGATGTAACCGGCAGCGAATCGGGCTTAGAATGTGCCTGGGATTTTGTGGAAGTACCTGAAAACAATGAGGCTATTCCGGACAAAACTGGAAAACACACGGCAAAGATTGTGGGTAATTATAAATGGATAAAGAACTAA
- a CDS encoding Kelch repeat-containing protein yields the protein MNKFFAVLLFVLLFVTSAYGQGISFNSNDKLISNRTSYNVFAHKQPNLAGTFSVEFDFLIRQKETFGYIFTINDIDEQDVLSLIYVYNDSIPELRFNLDGKKNLFTIKLSNTEVELKSRIKCSILFDIKDKKIVLKVNNQQFETAYNVLNPIQKPKLTFGKTNHSVDVPAFSLYDLKIKSKKNNIYFFFNESEGNIVYDAKGEIFGHVDNPIWLINDSFHWKLKQVLHYDDVAAISFNKDEQQLIFTTKDSIGFFNLFTEVFKQVPSVNKLPVPMRLGMSIVDKKQRRLFVYELNDIANNNPTIASLHLDSLKWTSHTTKQFDQQRHHHNSWFDSTKNRLYIFGGFGNYKFTNSIDYFDVESNEWQHQSFNGVIITPRFFSGMLQYNENEIIIFGGVGNESGDQSLGKEYYKDCYKINLSTNVITELWKFDTHPDFVSSRNMIISEDSSSFYTFNYKEYIPNSYLQLYNYSIEDGIAKAYGDSISIISERIRTNANLYLNKSTNELFCVLQEFELSGANVIKIYSINFPPVTANQLTVINSKSRSAYFYVLIVVLLLVFAIYIFYTRNLRKRKVYQKEISDLNTYSVNNVKEIYKNNSISLFGNFKVIDLRGKDISYLFSPKIKQLLLILLLKTEEETGITSEYIYNVLWPDKERANAKNIKNVTLNQLRKILSDLDGIEIIFDRASFRLITTNSVSIDFWDFRYYLNNFNDNPEESLNFLHTIICKGSFLKEIDLEHFDKEKQLLEDRLISTLENVLDEYYKSNSHSNVILATNILLSVDPVNETAIVFKACTYKKLKMLDEAKKAYNSFLVEYAKAYKENFSKTFSEILSQEPGKSL from the coding sequence ATGAATAAATTTTTCGCTGTATTATTATTTGTTTTACTTTTTGTAACTAGTGCTTATGGCCAAGGTATTTCATTTAATTCGAATGATAAATTAATCAGTAATAGAACTTCGTATAACGTATTTGCGCACAAGCAGCCTAATTTAGCAGGAACTTTTTCGGTAGAATTTGATTTTCTTATTAGGCAAAAAGAAACTTTCGGATATATTTTTACCATCAATGATATAGATGAGCAAGATGTTTTATCATTAATTTATGTATATAATGATTCAATTCCTGAATTAAGATTTAATCTTGATGGGAAAAAGAATTTATTTACAATTAAACTTAGCAATACAGAGGTAGAATTAAAAAGCAGAATAAAATGCTCGATACTATTCGATATTAAGGACAAGAAAATAGTATTAAAAGTTAATAATCAGCAATTTGAAACTGCATATAATGTTTTAAATCCAATTCAGAAACCTAAATTAACTTTTGGCAAAACAAATCATTCGGTTGATGTACCTGCGTTTAGCCTTTATGATTTAAAAATAAAAAGCAAGAAAAATAATATTTATTTTTTCTTTAACGAAAGTGAAGGAAACATTGTTTATGATGCAAAAGGAGAAATATTTGGACATGTTGATAATCCTATTTGGCTCATAAATGATTCATTTCACTGGAAGTTAAAACAAGTGCTCCATTATGACGACGTAGCAGCCATTAGTTTTAACAAGGACGAACAACAGTTAATTTTTACAACAAAAGATTCCATCGGATTTTTCAACTTGTTCACTGAGGTTTTTAAACAAGTGCCATCTGTTAACAAATTACCTGTGCCTATGAGGTTAGGTATGAGTATTGTTGATAAAAAACAGAGACGGTTATTTGTTTATGAATTAAATGACATAGCGAATAATAACCCTACAATAGCATCATTACATTTAGATTCTTTAAAGTGGACTAGCCATACAACAAAACAATTTGACCAGCAACGTCATCACCATAATTCTTGGTTTGATTCGACAAAAAACAGACTATATATATTTGGAGGATTCGGGAATTATAAGTTCACAAATAGTATCGATTATTTTGACGTTGAGTCAAACGAATGGCAACATCAATCCTTTAATGGAGTCATTATAACTCCTCGTTTTTTCTCCGGTATGCTTCAATATAATGAAAATGAAATAATTATTTTCGGTGGAGTAGGAAATGAATCCGGCGACCAGAGTCTTGGAAAGGAGTATTATAAAGATTGTTATAAGATTAATCTATCAACAAACGTTATAACCGAATTATGGAAGTTCGATACTCATCCTGACTTTGTGAGTAGTCGAAACATGATTATTTCAGAAGATAGTTCTTCTTTTTACACCTTTAATTATAAAGAGTATATTCCCAATAGCTACCTGCAATTATACAACTATTCAATAGAAGATGGCATCGCAAAGGCTTATGGAGATTCGATTTCTATAATATCTGAACGAATCAGAACAAATGCCAACCTATACTTAAATAAGAGCACAAATGAGTTGTTTTGTGTTTTACAAGAATTTGAGCTTAGCGGTGCAAATGTAATAAAAATATATTCTATTAATTTCCCTCCTGTAACAGCTAACCAGTTAACGGTAATAAATAGTAAAAGCAGAAGTGCTTATTTCTATGTGCTTATTGTGGTATTATTATTAGTCTTTGCTATATATATATTTTATACTCGGAACTTAAGAAAGCGTAAAGTTTACCAAAAAGAAATATCAGATCTGAATACGTATAGTGTGAATAATGTTAAGGAGATATACAAAAATAATTCAATTTCTTTATTCGGAAATTTTAAAGTTATCGATTTACGCGGTAAGGATATTTCTTATCTATTTAGTCCAAAAATAAAGCAATTATTATTAATTCTGCTACTAAAAACTGAAGAAGAAACAGGCATTACTTCAGAATATATATATAATGTTTTATGGCCTGATAAAGAGAGGGCAAATGCAAAAAACATTAAGAATGTCACTCTTAATCAACTTCGAAAGATATTATCTGACCTAGATGGGATTGAAATTATTTTTGATCGGGCATCTTTCAGGCTCATTACAACAAACTCTGTATCCATTGATTTTTGGGATTTTAGATATTATTTGAACAATTTCAATGACAATCCAGAGGAATCATTAAATTTTTTACATACTATTATTTGTAAAGGGTCGTTTTTAAAAGAGATTGATTTAGAGCATTTTGATAAAGAGAAACAATTACTAGAGGACAGGTTAATTAGTACTTTAGAAAATGTGTTAGATGAATATTACAAATCAAATTCTCATTCTAATGTAATATTAGCAACCAATATTCTTTTATCTGTTGATCCTGTTAATGAAACAGCCATTGTTTTTAAAGCTTGCACTTATAAAAAGTTAAAAATGCTAGATGAAGCAAAAAAGGCTTATAACTCTTTTCTTGTCGAATATGCTAAAGCTTATAAGGAAAACTTTAGTAAAACTTTCAGTGAAATATTAAGTCAAGAGCCGGGTAAATCTTTGTAA
- a CDS encoding conjugal transfer protein TraO — protein MKHLSVLIILMACAQLRAQSYIKDSAEPHSYDAKTTELVYLFTKSGMGIEASFCNVDKRGLINQYSLSYDKGEFTDTKTKYSIYAAYFGKIKILYNSDSKSFFVNLGANAYVSCERIKNDILNECKTQFSPGIMARVELEYYMGKVGFTVNAQQLYKPLSEIGDWQWRVGAGLKYIIN, from the coding sequence ATGAAGCATCTATCTGTTCTGATCATACTAATGGCATGTGCCCAGCTAAGGGCTCAAAGCTATATTAAGGATAGCGCCGAGCCGCACAGCTACGACGCAAAAACCACGGAGCTTGTTTATCTCTTTACCAAATCGGGTATGGGCATCGAGGCCAGCTTCTGCAATGTCGATAAACGGGGCTTAATCAATCAATATAGCCTATCGTACGATAAGGGTGAGTTTACAGATACCAAAACAAAATACAGTATCTATGCTGCCTATTTCGGCAAGATAAAAATACTGTATAACAGCGACAGTAAGAGCTTCTTCGTTAACTTGGGGGCCAATGCCTATGTGAGTTGCGAAAGGATTAAAAATGACATCCTAAACGAATGCAAAACGCAATTTAGTCCGGGCATCATGGCCCGCGTGGAACTTGAATATTACATGGGAAAAGTCGGGTTTACGGTGAATGCCCAACAATTGTACAAGCCATTATCAGAGATAGGTGATTGGCAATGGAGGGTAGGAGCGGGGCTAAAATATATTATTAATTAA
- a CDS encoding PKD domain-containing protein, giving the protein MKNTLYLFLSLTLLASCDTGEDSFYHSNQAPTISIKGHSHTDFGKHQSDSVKFEEVYYQLDYLVLDEEKLDIDVAVDSIFRYEIEEDKIVFGAEKIGASNVYITVTDAWKREDKLLFNLTCFENLPPVASLQIDALQNVREYKFDAKGSYDTDAKYGGKIVLYRFFVNDKEIEKSYHTYMNYTFPKSGEYKIGVQVKDNNDEWSAIVQKTLTI; this is encoded by the coding sequence ATGAAGAATACGCTATATCTATTTTTAAGCCTCACCCTGCTCGCTTCGTGCGACACGGGGGAGGATAGCTTTTACCACAGTAACCAAGCCCCCACAATAAGCATCAAAGGGCATAGCCATACGGATTTCGGTAAGCACCAAAGCGATTCCGTAAAGTTTGAGGAAGTCTATTATCAGCTCGATTACCTGGTCCTGGACGAAGAAAAACTGGATATCGATGTGGCCGTAGATTCTATATTCCGCTACGAGATAGAGGAAGATAAAATAGTGTTCGGCGCCGAAAAAATCGGTGCCAGTAATGTTTACATTACTGTTACGGATGCTTGGAAAAGAGAGGACAAACTGCTGTTTAACCTTACCTGCTTTGAGAATCTGCCCCCGGTGGCTTCCTTGCAAATTGATGCGCTGCAAAACGTTAGGGAATACAAATTCGATGCAAAGGGAAGTTATGACACGGATGCCAAATATGGAGGTAAGATTGTGCTCTATCGTTTTTTTGTCAACGACAAAGAAATTGAAAAGAGCTACCACACTTACATGAACTACACCTTCCCCAAAAGCGGAGAATACAAAATCGGGGTCCAGGTAAAAGACAATAACGACGAATGGTCTGCCATCGTGCAAAAAACGCTTACTATTTAA